From a single Sebastes umbrosus isolate fSebUmb1 chromosome 17, fSebUmb1.pri, whole genome shotgun sequence genomic region:
- the taf1 gene encoding transcription initiation factor TFIID subunit 1 isoform X7 yields the protein MSDSDSDEDQDRPFSLTGFLFGNINEDGQLEDDSVLDNESKKHLAGLGTLGLGSLITEITANEEGDQDESRDSGSVDEDGWVKSTEDAVDYSDINEVAEDETKKYRQAMGSLQPSRTTDDEDDYDADCEDIDSKLMPPPPPPTLPTAAKKEEPSSQGTNVGEEGDGIILPSIIAPSSTADKADFSSSSDSESETDRPCQGSGAGGPPDSLTLPLAGIMQKDAAKALPGVTELFPEFRPGRVLRFLRLFGPGKNMPSVWRSARRKKKRKHRDPQPGTPPPEGEPTEQSQEKKSGWLYEYALPPPPEQCLSDDEITMMAPVESKFSQTCGDGDKEAESRPKVAEWRYGPAQLWYDMLGVTEDGSNFNYGFKLKEEQTDEPHQQDTPEEITETAHGFLRREDDDSDANDDGDKDRSALENELFLMVTQLKWEDDIIWNGEDVKHKGTKTQRASLAGWLPSSMTRNANAYNAQQGLTRSNSQLVPPTPPPMPKLSSISGSKREKNSHDNQASHEEDSPWFSIFPIDSEELVYGRWEDNIIWNDQEMDHMLMPPVLTLDPNDENIILEIPNEKEDLTSHSPSKENKKETAIKKSRILLGKTGVIKDEPQQNMSQPEMKDPWNLSNDEFYYPKQQGLRGTFGGNIIQHSIPALELRQPFYPTHMGPMKLRQFHRPTLKKYSFGALAQPGPHAVQPLLKHIKKKAKMREQERQASGGGDMFFMRTPQDLTGKDGDLILAEYSEEYAPLIMQVGMATKIKNYYKRKPGKDPGAPDCKYGETVYCHTSPFLGSLHPGQLLQAFENNLFRAPIYLHKMPETDFLVLRTRHGLYIREIVDIVVAGQQCPLFEVPGPNSKRANTHIRDFLQVFIYRLFWKSKDRPRRIRMEDIKKAFPSHSESSIRKRLKLCADFKRTDRNLSRKRAIYTYYGFNSTGMDSNWWVLKPDFRLPTEEEIRAMVSPEQCCAYYSMLVAEQRLKDAGYGEKSFFAPEEENEEDFQMKIDDEVRTAPWNTTRAFISAMKGKCLLEVTGVADPTGCGEGFSYVKVPNKPTQQKDDKEPQPAKKTVTGTDADLRRLSLKNAKQLLRKFGVPEEEIKKLSRWEVIDVVRTMSTEQARSGEGPMSKFARGSRFSVAEHQERYKEECQRIFDLQNKVLESTEVLSTDTDSSSAEDSDFEEMGKNIENMLQNKKTSSQLSREREEQERKELQRMLMGEESDRDHKGRKERRKGLSSSLSTSSHKDDDTSSVTSLNSSATGRRLKIYRTFRDEDGKEYVRCETVRKASVIDAYTRIRNTKDDDFIRKFALFDEQHREEMRKERRRIQEQLRRLKRNQEKDKIKGPPEKKAKKVKERPDLKVKLKCGACGAIGHMRTNKFCPLYYQTNAPPSNPVAMTEEQEEELEKTVIHNDNEELIKVEGTKIVLGKQLIESADEVRRKSLVLKFPKQQLPPKKKRRVGNAVHCDYLNKPHKAIHRRRTDPMVTLSSVLESIINDMRDHPNTYPFHTPVNAKVVKDYYKIITRPMDLQTLRENVRKRMYPSREEYREAVEVIVKNSATYNGAKHPITQVAQSMLDLCDAKLKEKEDRLVRLEKAINPLLDDDDQVAFSFILDNIVTQKMMVVPDSWPFHHPVNKKFVPDYYKVIVSPMDLESIRKYISKHKYQNRDAFLSDVSLIHANSIKYNGPDSPYTKTALDIVNVCKQTLAEYDEHLTQLEKDISTAKEAALDAADLECLDPMTPGPYTPQAEDADGDLEDDDDDEDMLLPPRRQMHDHEEEEEEEEDDGMSNHPPQASVLYQDLLMSDGEDDASEEEGDNPFSSIHLSESGSDSDRELDVRPAPPRRAQETARMGMEQDESMMSYEADGPDEPHMEDSNVSYGSYEETQSRSQMQPLNMGNGEDYGISEEEDEDEDIEAQRRGPAVLSKVQLSEDEESEEFRSIGGDSDMDSDN from the exons ATGTCAGACTCAGACAGTGACGAGGACCAAGATCGCCCTTTCTCTCTAACTGGCTTCCTCTTTGGAAACATCAACGAAGATGGACAGCTGGAGGACGACAGTGTTCTGGACAAT GAGTCCAAAAAGCATTTGGCTGGTTTGGGTACTCTGGGTCTGGGCTCACTCATCACAGAGATCACTGCCAATGAGGAGGGTGATCAAGATGAGAGCAGAGACTCTGGTAGTGTTGATGAAGATG GTTGGGTGAAAAGCACGGAAGATGCAGTCGATTATTCTGACATCAATGAGGTTGCTGAGGATGAGACAAAGAAGTACCGTCAGGCTATGGGGTCACTGCAGCCCAGCAGGACAACAG ATGATGAGGATGACTATGATGCTGACTGCGAGGATATTGATTCTAAGCTCATGCCTCCTCCGCCACCACCAACTCTTCCTACAGCTGCTAAGAAAGAGGAGCCCTCCTCTCAGGGCACGAATG TTGGGGAAGAGGGTGACGGCATCATCCTGCCCTCTATCATCGCGCCATCCTCTACGGCTGATAAGGCCGACTTCAGCAGCTCCTCAGACTCTGAGTCAGAAACCGACCGTCCCTGCCAGGGCTCGGGGGCTGGAGGCCCCCCAGATAGTCTCACCCTCCCTCTTGCTGGCATCATGCAGAAAGATGCTGCCAAAGCGCTGCCAGGTGTCACAGAGCTCTTCCCAGAGTTTAGGCCTGGAAGG GTGCTTCGGTTCTTACGGCTTTTTGGTCCTGGAAAGAACATGCCATCAGTTTGGAGGAGTGCCCGCAGGAAGAAGAAGCGAAAGCACCGTGACCCTCAGCCTGGGACGCCTCCTCCGGAAGGAGAGCCCACAGAGCAAAGCCAGGAGAAAAAGTCTGGGTGGCTTTACGAGTATGCACTCCCTCCACCCCCAGAGCAGTGTCtctctgatgatgag ATAACCATGATGGCTCCAGTAGAATCAAAGTTCTCGCAAACTTGTGGTGATGGGGACAAGGAGGCAGAGTCTCGACCTAAAGTAGCAGAATGGAGATACGGTCCAGCCCAGCTCTGGTACGACATGCTAGGTGTCACTGAGGATGGAAGCAACTTCAACTACGGCTTCAAGCTAAAAGAAGAGCAGACCGATGAGCCTCATCAACAGGACACGCCTGAGGAAATAACTGAGACTGCACATGGG TTTCTGAGGCGTGAAGACGACGACAGTGATGCTAATGATGATGGAGATAAGGACAGATCAGCCCTTGAGAATGAGCTCTTCCTGATGGTCACTCAACTGAAATGGGAGGACGATATTATCTGGAATGGGGAGGACGTAAAACACAAGGGCACAAAGACTCAGCGAGCCAGCCTGGCAGGGTGGCTGCCCTCTAGCATGACCCGCAATGCCAATGCTTATAATGCACAGCAGG GTCTGACGAGAAGTAATTCCCAATTGGTGCCGCCTACGCCTCCACCCATGCCCAAACTTTCTTCAATCTCTGGCTCTAAGCGGGAAAAAAACAGCCACGATAATCAAG CCTCTCATGAAGAAGACTCTCCCTGGTTCTCCATCTTCCCTATTGACAGCGAGGAGTTGGTGTATGGCCGCTGGGAAGATAACATCATCTGGAACGACCAGGAGATGGATCACATGCTCATGCCACCTGTTCTTACGCTGGATCCCAATGATGAAAATATCATCCTAG aaaTCCCTAATGAAAAGGAGGACTTGACTTCCCACTCCCCATCAAAGGAGAACAAGAAGGAAACGGCAATCAAAAAGAGCCGCATCCTGCTGGGGAAGACCGGGGTGATAAAAGATGAGCCACAGCAG AACATGTCCCAGCCTGAAATGAAGGACCCGTGGAACCTCTCCAATGATGAGTTCTACTATCCTAAACAGCAGGGCTTGAGGGGGACGTTCGGTGGCAACATCATTCAG cACTCTATCCCAGCACTGGAGCTGAGGCAGCCCTTCTACCCGACTCACATGGGGCCCATGAAGCTGCGCCAGTTTCATCGACCGACTCTGAAGAAGTACTCATTTGGAGCTCTGGCTCAGCCGGGTCCCCACGCTGTCCAGCCGCTGCTCAAACACATTAAGAAGAAGGCCAAG ATGCGAGAGCAGGAGCGGCAGGcatcaggaggaggagacatgTTCTTCATGCGAACCCCGCAGGACTTGACTGGTAAAGATGGAGATCTGATCCTGGCAGAGTACAGTGAGGAATACGCCCCTCTCATCATGCAAGTTGGCATGGCCACTAAGATCAAAAACTACTACAAAAGG AAACCTGGAAAGGATCCTGGAGCACCGGACTGCAAATATGGAGAGACCGTGTACTGCCACACATCCCCTTTCCTTGGTTCTCTTCATCCTGGACAGCTGCTCCAG GCATTTGAAAACAACCTCTTTCGTGCTCCAATCTACCTGCACAAGATGCCAGAGACTGATTTCTTGGTACTACGAACGCGACACGGCCTCTACATCAGAGAGATTGTGGACATAGTTGTAGCTGGTCAGCAGTGTCCCTTGTTTGAGGTTCCAGGGCCCAACTCCAAACGAGCCAACACTCACATCAGAGACTTCCTACAG GTGTTCATTTACCGCTTGTTCTGGAAGAGCAAGGACCGGCCCCGGAGAATCCGCATGGAGGACATAAAGAAAGCTTTTCCGTCACACTCGGAGAGCAGCATCAGGAAACGACTAAAACTCTGTGCTGACTTCAAACGTACAG ACAGGAATCTGAGCAGGAAAAGAGCTAtttacacctactatggatttAACTCTACAG GGATGGACTCTAACTGGTGGGTGCTGAAGCCTGACTTCAGATTGCCTACAGAGGAAGAGATCAGGGCCATGGTGTCTCCAGAGCAGTGCTGCGCTTACTATAGCATGCTGGTGGCGGAGCAGAGACTAAAG gacgCTGGATATGGTGAGAAATCCTTCTTTGCGCCAGAGGAGGAGAACGAAGAGGACTTTCAAATGAAGATTGACGATGAG GTGCGGACAGCCCCTTGGAACACAACAAGAGCCTTCATTTCTGCGATGAAGGGGAAATGCCTGTTGGAAGTTACAGGCGTGGCCGATCCCACAGGCTGTGGAGAGGGTTTCTCCTACGTCAAAGTGCCCAACAAGCCCACTCAGCAGAAG gatgaCAAAGAACCACAGCCTGCCAAGAAGACAGTGACGGGGACCGATGCTGACCTGAGGAGACTCTCGCTGAAGAATGCCAAGCAGCTGCTGCGCAAGTTTGGTGTTCCAGAGGAAGAG ATCAAGAAGCTCTCACGTTGGGAGGTGATTGACGTGGTGAGAACCATGTCCACAGAGCAGGCGCGTTCAGGCGAGGGACCCATGAGCAAGTTTGCCAGAGGCTCTCGTTTCTCCGTTGCGGAACACCAGGAGCGCTACAAGGAGGAGTGCCAGAGGATCTTTGACCTGCAGAACAA AGTGTTGGAGTCGACAGAGGTGCTCTcgacagacacagacagcagcTCAGCAGAGGACAGTGACTTTGAGGAGATGGGGAAGAACATTGAGAACATGCTGCAGAACAAGAAGACCAGCTCCCAGCTGTCCCGCGAGAgggaggagcaggagaggaaggagCTGCAGAGGATGCTGATGGGCGAGGAGAGCGACCGGGACCACAAGGGACGCAAGGAACGGCGCAAAGGCTTGT CCAGCTCCTTATCCACCAGCTCCCACAAGGATGACGACACGTCCTCCGTCACCAGCCTAAACTCCTCGGCCACGGGACGGCGACTCAAGATCTATCGCACCTTCAGGGACGAGGACGGCAAGGAATACGTCCGTTGCGAGACGGTACGCAAGGCTTCCGTCATCGACGCCTACACCAGGATCAGAAACACTAAGGATGATGATTTCAT ACGAAAGTTTGCCCTCTTCGATGAGCAGCACAGAGAAGAGATGAGGAAGGAGCGCCGGCGTATTCAGGAGCAGCTGAGGAGGCTGAAGAGGAACCAAGAGAAGGACAAGATCAAGGGACCTCCAGAGAAGAAGGCCAAGAAGGTTAAAGAGAGGCCAGACCTCAAGGTAAAA TTAAAGTGCGGAGCATGTGGCGCCATTGGACACATGAGGACCAACAAGTTCTGCCCGCTGTACTATCAGACCAACGCCCCGCCTTCTAACCCTGTCGCCATgacagaggagcaggaggaggagctggagaagaCCGTCATCCACAACGACAACGAGGAACTGATCAAGGTGGAGGGCACCAAGATCGTGCTGGGCAAACAGCTCATTGAGAG TGCCGATGAGGTGCGCAGAAAGTCTTTAGTGCTCAAGTTCCCCAAGCAACAGCTCccaccaaagaagaagagacGTGTGGGCAACGCTGTGCACTGTGACTACCTCAAT AAACCACACAAGGCCATCCACCGCAGACGCACTGACCCCATGGTTACCTTGTCTTCTGTGCTAGAGAGCATCATCAACGACATGCGGGATCACCCCAAT ACATATCCATTCCACACACCAGTGAATGCCAAGGTAGTGAAGGACTACTATAAGATCATCACGCGGCCCATGGACCTGCAGACGCTGAGGGAGAATGTACGTAAGCGAATGTACCCATCAAGGGAGGAGTACCGTGAAGCAGTGGAAGTTATCGTCAAAAACAGCGCCACCTACAACG GGGCAAAACATCCAATCACACAGGTAGCACAGTCCATGCTGGACCTGTGCGACGCTAAACTGAAAGAG aaggaGGACAGGCTAGTGAGGCTGGAGAAAGCCATCAACCCCTTGCTGGATGACGATGATCAGGTGGCCTTCTCCTTCATCCTGGACAACATTGTGACCCAGAAAATGATGGTGGTTCCCGAT TCATGGCCGTTTCACCATCCTGTCAACAAAAAGTTTGTGCCCGATTATTACAAGGTGATCGTAAGCCCCATGGATCTGGAGAGCATCCGCAAG TATATCTCCAAACACAAATACCAGAACCGAGATGCGTTCCTTTCAGACGTCAGTCTCATCCACGCCAACAGTATCAAGTACAATG GCCCAGACAGTCCTTACACCAAGACAGCCCTGGATATCGTCAATGTGTGCAAGCAAACGTTGGCAGAG TACGACGAGCACTTGACCCAGCTGGAGAAGGACATCTCTACTGCTAAAGAGGCCGCTCTGGATGCAGCAGACTTGGAATGTCTGGACCCAATGACGCCCGGGCCGTACACACCGCAG GCAGAGGACGCAGACGGAGACCTAGAGGACGACGATGATGACGAGGACATGTTGCTGCCGCCTCGCAGACAAATGCACGaccatgaggaagaggaggaggaggaggaagatgacggGATGTCTAACCATCCACCCCAAGCCAGCGTGCTGTACCAGGACCTGCTCATGTCTGACGGAGAGGACGACGCCAGCGAAGAGGAGGGCGACAACCCTTTCTCCT CCATACACCTGTCGGAGAGTGGTAGCGACTCTGACAGAGAGTTGGACGTGCGACCTGCACCTCCACGGAGAGCTCAAGAGACGGCCCGCATGGGCATGGAGCAGGACGAGAGCATGATGTCATATGAAGCGGACGGGCCTGATGAGCCTCACATGGAAGACAGTAATGTCAG TTATGGCAGCTATGAGGAGACACAGAGCCGGAGTCAGATGCAGCCCTTGAACATGGGAAACGGAGAAGACTACGGCATCAgcgaagaggaggatgaagatgaggatATTGAAGCACAGAGGAGAGGCCCAGCTGTGCTCTCCAAGGTTCAGCTCAGTGAAGACGAGGAGAGCGAAGAATTCAGATCTATAGGGGGAGACAGCGACATGGACTCTGACAACTAg